In a genomic window of uncultured Flavobacterium sp.:
- a CDS encoding Hpt domain-containing protein has protein sequence MALKYNLSKVYALSDNDPEFVNEILKLFVTEVPEDLKQIKEGIKKKDHKYAYSYAHKIKPTLDLMGLNVAFEEILQVEAWTKAEGKKKEIVETFKSIKLQVKEAIKEIKKDFDL, from the coding sequence ATGGCTTTAAAGTACAACCTTTCGAAAGTATATGCGCTTTCAGACAACGATCCTGAATTTGTAAACGAAATTCTAAAACTATTTGTTACCGAAGTTCCCGAAGATTTAAAACAAATCAAAGAAGGAATTAAGAAAAAGGATCATAAATATGCTTACTCATATGCCCACAAAATAAAACCTACGTTAGATTTAATGGGGTTAAATGTGGCTTTTGAGGAAATTCTTCAGGTTGAAGCCTGGACAAAAGCAGAAGGCAAGAAAAAAGAAATTGTCGAAACTTTTAAAAGCATTAAATTGCAGGTAAAAGAGGCAATAAAAGAAATTAAAAAAGACTTTGATTTGTAA
- a CDS encoding fumarylacetoacetate hydrolase family protein, which translates to MKIICIGRNYTNHIEELKNERPTEPVVFMKPDSAVLLKQHPFVIPEFSEEIHHEIEIIVKINKVGKYIEPKFAHKYYDEISVGIDFTARDLQDKLKAKGLPWEKAKAFDGSAVIGDFVPKNDFVSMENLTFELTNNSKTVQKGNTSFMLWKIDELVSYVSQYFTLKIGDIIFTGTPEGVAAVKPNDVLEGFLEDKKLFRIQVK; encoded by the coding sequence ATGAAGATCATCTGTATCGGTAGAAATTATACCAATCATATTGAGGAATTAAAAAACGAGCGACCAACGGAACCTGTAGTTTTTATGAAACCGGATTCGGCAGTTTTGTTGAAGCAACATCCGTTTGTAATTCCAGAATTTTCTGAAGAAATTCATCACGAAATAGAGATAATTGTTAAAATTAACAAAGTAGGGAAGTACATCGAACCTAAATTTGCTCATAAGTATTATGATGAAATAAGTGTAGGTATCGATTTTACAGCCAGAGATTTACAAGATAAATTGAAGGCGAAAGGATTGCCTTGGGAGAAAGCAAAAGCGTTTGATGGCTCAGCAGTCATTGGAGATTTTGTTCCAAAAAACGATTTTGTTTCTATGGAAAATCTTACATTTGAGTTAACAAATAATTCTAAAACAGTTCAAAAAGGAAATACAAGCTTCATGCTTTGGAAAATTGATGAACTGGTTTCTTATGTATCTCAATATTTTACATTAAAAATAGGAGATATTATTTTTACAGGAACACCGGAAGGAGTTGCTGCAGTTAAACCAAATGATGTTTTAGAAGGCTTTTTAGAAGATAAAAAATTATTCAGAATACAAGTAAAATAA
- a CDS encoding 3'-5' exonuclease — protein sequence MELKLNKPICFFDLETTGIDIGKDRIVEISIFKVFPNGNKESKTWLVNPTIPIPPQTTAVHGITDEKVANEPTFAELAPQVHNMIKDSDLGGFNSDRFDIPLLAEELLRAGVDFDMKNKVSVDVQTIFHKMEERTLSAALKFYCGKSLENAHSAEADTMATYEILKAQLDRYPELENDMKSLSEFTTRKKIADFAGMIAFDKDNEEIFTFGKHKGAKVDKVLETEPGYFSWIQNADFPLYTKKVLTAIKLRKLNTK from the coding sequence ATGGAACTCAAACTCAACAAACCAATTTGCTTTTTTGATCTTGAAACAACCGGAATTGATATCGGTAAAGATCGAATAGTAGAAATTTCGATATTCAAAGTTTTTCCAAACGGAAATAAAGAAAGTAAAACCTGGTTGGTGAATCCAACGATTCCAATTCCGCCGCAAACCACCGCTGTTCATGGTATCACAGATGAAAAAGTAGCAAACGAACCTACTTTTGCAGAATTGGCACCGCAAGTTCATAATATGATTAAGGATAGTGATTTAGGTGGATTTAATTCAGATCGTTTCGATATTCCGTTGCTTGCAGAAGAATTGCTTCGTGCCGGAGTTGATTTTGATATGAAGAATAAAGTTTCAGTAGATGTGCAAACTATTTTTCATAAAATGGAAGAGCGTACTTTAAGTGCTGCATTGAAATTTTATTGCGGAAAAAGTCTTGAAAACGCCCATTCAGCAGAAGCTGATACAATGGCAACATACGAAATCTTAAAAGCGCAATTAGATCGTTATCCGGAATTGGAAAACGATATGAAATCATTGTCCGAATTTACAACCCGTAAAAAAATCGCTGATTTTGCCGGAATGATTGCTTTTGATAAAGACAACGAAGAGATTTTTACCTTCGGAAAACATAAAGGAGCCAAAGTTGACAAAGTATTAGAGACAGAGCCCGGATATTTCAGCTGGATTCAAAATGCTGATTTCCCTTTGTACACTAAGAAAGTTTTGACGGCAATAAAATTAAGAAAGTTAAATACTAAATAA